From Candidatus Peregrinibacteria bacterium, the proteins below share one genomic window:
- a CDS encoding IS30 family transposase has translation KVSEEKIYAVQEKLNDRPRKSLRYRTPNEVISDLL, from the coding sequence CAAAGTATCAGAAGAAAAAATCTATGCAGTACAAGAAAAACTCAACGACAGACCAAGAAAATCACTTCGATATCGTACTCCAAATGAAGTCATTTCTGATCTCCTCTAG